A DNA window from Halorussus salinus contains the following coding sequences:
- the ilvA gene encoding threonine ammonia-lyase: protein MIDLSDVLDARVRVEETARRTPLDYSHTFSDMTGAEVHLKLETFQRTGSFKIRGATNRIETLSDDEKSAGVVTASAGNHAQGVALAATKSGVDSKIVMPENAPISKIQATRDYGATVVLWGDDYNEAQAKAHEIEEDEGRTYVHAFDDEKVMAGQGTIGLEIMEDLPDLDTVVVPIGGGGLIAGISTAVKEQNPDARVIGVQAEGASSAAQSLQKGEIHTLDSVDTIADGIATRNVGEKPFEVIEERVDEVVTVSDSEIAVAVTMLLERAKTLVEGAGAVALAALLSGAFDYEEDELIVPALCGGNIDMNTLTTVIMRGLVETGRYVKIRTVLKDRPGALDDLLDVISGQRANIYGIQHDRTSRDIAMNAAEVELDLETRGTDHVEELLAALREEGFDVEVIA, encoded by the coding sequence ATGATAGACCTCTCGGACGTTCTCGACGCGCGAGTCCGTGTCGAGGAGACCGCCCGGCGGACGCCGCTGGACTACAGTCACACCTTCTCGGACATGACCGGTGCGGAGGTACACCTGAAACTGGAGACGTTCCAGCGCACCGGGTCGTTCAAGATTCGCGGTGCGACCAATCGCATCGAGACGCTCTCGGACGACGAGAAATCCGCGGGCGTCGTCACCGCGAGCGCGGGCAACCACGCTCAAGGCGTCGCGCTGGCGGCGACCAAGAGCGGCGTGGACTCGAAGATAGTGATGCCCGAGAACGCGCCCATCTCGAAGATACAGGCGACCCGCGACTACGGCGCGACGGTCGTCTTGTGGGGCGACGACTACAACGAGGCCCAAGCGAAGGCCCACGAAATCGAGGAGGACGAAGGCCGGACCTACGTCCACGCCTTCGACGACGAGAAGGTGATGGCGGGACAGGGGACCATCGGTCTCGAAATCATGGAGGACCTGCCGGACCTCGACACCGTGGTCGTGCCCATCGGCGGCGGCGGTCTCATCGCCGGAATCTCGACCGCGGTCAAAGAGCAGAACCCGGACGCGCGGGTAATCGGCGTGCAGGCCGAGGGCGCGTCGAGCGCGGCCCAGTCGCTCCAGAAGGGCGAGATTCACACCCTCGACTCGGTGGACACCATCGCGGACGGCATCGCCACGCGGAACGTCGGCGAGAAGCCCTTCGAGGTCATCGAGGAGCGGGTGGACGAGGTGGTCACCGTCTCGGACTCGGAAATCGCGGTCGCGGTGACGATGTTGCTCGAACGCGCCAAGACGCTCGTGGAGGGCGCTGGCGCGGTTGCGCTGGCGGCGCTCCTCTCGGGCGCGTTCGACTACGAGGAGGACGAACTCATCGTCCCGGCGCTCTGCGGCGGCAACATCGACATGAACACGCTCACGACGGTCATCATGCGCGGACTGGTCGAGACCGGCCGGTACGTCAAGATTCGAACCGTCCTCAAGGACCGCCCCGGCGCGTTAGACGACCTGCTGGACGTGATTTCGGGACAGCGCGCGAACATCTACGGCATCCAGCACGACCGGACCTCGCGGGACATCGCGATGAACGCCGCGGAGGTCGAGTTGGACCTCGAAACCCGCGGGACCGACCACGTGGAGGAACTGCTCGCCGCGCTCCGCGAGGAGGGCTTCGACGTGGAAGTCATCGCCTGA
- a CDS encoding MATE family efflux transporter, which produces MAEQTLRTLMRTTDVVVTGLFSPAAVAAIGLADLFARLPLRIGLGLGSGAIALSSQDTGASRAPGDETTTDDAGEDNTDDAGGDAAAANRDEAITQALVVGILAGIPFILFGLLAGERAIAALGAPPNVAEMGGTYLAVIFATAPARHVALIAARSLQGTGDTRTPMYVNVVSNLLNIVGTVALGLGLGPVPRLEIVGVGIATAFGNLFTAVALLAAIYGPWAAASFARPTDATIAKQLLSVSAPKIAEGLAATVAEFPFNAILLSFGTEVNAAYQIGRRMHQQVTSPLSRGYNVASSVVVGQALGEGDPARARFEGWASAALGLVTVGAIGLLLFVGAESFVRLFTDDPATIDYAADFARVYGLVSPFLVLYVVLSGALQGGSDTRTPFVARTTGMFGFMVGFSWLVGVRLGWGVEGVYAGIFLYFVWALLVVAAGFRWGGWAAKAAAMMEERGSVGEA; this is translated from the coding sequence ATGGCCGAGCAGACGCTTCGGACCCTGATGCGGACGACCGACGTGGTGGTGACGGGGCTGTTCTCGCCCGCCGCGGTCGCGGCCATCGGTCTTGCCGACCTGTTCGCCAGACTTCCCCTCCGCATCGGACTCGGCCTCGGGAGCGGTGCCATCGCGCTGTCGAGTCAGGACACCGGCGCGTCGCGAGCGCCCGGCGACGAGACGACCACCGACGACGCCGGGGAAGATAACACCGACGACGCCGGGGGAGATGCCGCCGCCGCGAACCGCGACGAGGCCATCACGCAGGCCCTCGTCGTCGGGATTCTCGCCGGAATCCCCTTCATCCTGTTCGGCCTCCTCGCTGGCGAGCGCGCCATCGCGGCGCTCGGGGCACCGCCGAACGTCGCCGAGATGGGCGGCACCTACCTCGCGGTCATCTTCGCCACCGCGCCCGCCCGCCACGTCGCGCTCATCGCCGCGCGCTCGTTGCAGGGGACCGGCGACACCCGCACGCCGATGTACGTCAACGTCGTCTCGAATCTCCTCAACATCGTCGGTACCGTCGCGCTCGGCCTCGGCTTGGGTCCGGTCCCGCGCCTCGAAATCGTCGGCGTCGGCATCGCCACGGCCTTCGGCAATCTGTTCACCGCGGTTGCGCTACTGGCGGCCATCTACGGCCCGTGGGCCGCCGCCTCGTTCGCTCGGCCGACCGATGCCACCATCGCCAAGCAACTGCTCTCGGTCAGCGCGCCGAAAATCGCGGAGGGGTTGGCGGCGACCGTCGCGGAGTTCCCCTTCAACGCCATCCTGCTGTCGTTCGGCACCGAGGTCAACGCCGCCTACCAGATCGGTCGCCGGATGCACCAGCAGGTCACGAGTCCGCTCTCGCGGGGCTACAACGTCGCGTCGAGCGTCGTCGTCGGGCAGGCCCTCGGCGAGGGCGACCCCGCCCGCGCCAGATTCGAGGGGTGGGCGAGCGCCGCGCTCGGTCTCGTGACGGTCGGCGCAATCGGTCTCCTGCTGTTCGTCGGCGCGGAGTCGTTCGTCCGCCTGTTCACCGACGACCCCGCGACCATCGACTACGCCGCGGACTTCGCCCGCGTCTACGGACTGGTCTCGCCGTTCCTCGTCCTCTACGTCGTCCTCTCGGGGGCCTTGCAGGGCGGGAGCGACACCCGGACCCCGTTCGTCGCCCGGACCACGGGCATGTTCGGCTTCATGGTCGGCTTCTCGTGGCTCGTCGGCGTCCGCCTCGGCTGGGGCGTCGAAGGCGTCTACGCGGGCATCTTCCTGTACTTCGTGTGGGCACTCCTCGTGGTCGCGGCCGGGTTCCGGTGGGGCGGGTGGGCCGCGAAAGCGGCCGCGATGATGGAGGAGCGGGGGAGCGTCGGCGAAGCGTGA
- a CDS encoding DUF7536 family protein produces the protein MQVGTSRTDAPFIGACQLPDVSESVPERPRANFVAALNVRRNAIRGFAFSLLFTGAVLAVFVLLPGTRQPTPYYLGLGFVLSTALGALATTVLTLVSAYRLAKATDLE, from the coding sequence TTGCAGGTCGGAACGTCTCGAACCGACGCGCCTTTTATCGGTGCGTGCCAACTCCCGGACGTGTCCGAGAGCGTCCCCGAGCGGCCGCGAGCGAACTTCGTGGCCGCGCTGAACGTCCGGCGCAACGCCATCCGCGGGTTCGCCTTCAGCCTGCTGTTCACTGGGGCGGTGCTGGCGGTGTTCGTCCTGCTACCGGGGACGCGACAGCCGACGCCGTACTACCTCGGGTTGGGGTTCGTCCTCTCGACGGCGCTCGGCGCGCTGGCGACGACCGTCCTGACGCTGGTCTCGGCGTATCGGCTGGCGAAAGCGACCGATTTGGAGTGA
- a CDS encoding MFS transporter — MSVRSSLSDLRGFDRAVFVVAAARFVNVLGSGIVYPFATLYFYGEVGIPFTLVGTGLFANSVATAGGTLVGGYLADRYGRKPVMVASMALSAPTLAAYALVTTAPAFVVAATAAGLATGLFAPASQAMIADLTPDADRDQAYALLKVASNAGFGSGFVVGGLLYGVAHTAVFVADGATSGVVALLLAVALPRVASDGDTAADGDTATDDAAATDPEENPSLAATLRTWSRAVTQPTILALAVLNVGFAVAYAQMQSTVPVFAEQTFGLTSEQLGTLYVLNPVVIVLFQLPVVSWVRSWRRTRGLALSALFWAASFVAIVLAQGAPVLLGVGLVGAFLVLRTVGEILHAPLVTALASDVGTTAERGSQLSVLEIAKRLGFGIGPVVGGAFFDYGVEGLLWPALVGMSLLLGVGVLSLERRVPPAANGQGHAESERPQ; from the coding sequence ATGTCGGTTCGCTCGTCGCTGTCCGACCTCCGCGGGTTCGACCGCGCGGTCTTCGTCGTGGCCGCGGCCCGGTTCGTCAACGTCCTCGGGTCGGGCATCGTCTACCCCTTCGCGACGCTCTACTTCTACGGCGAGGTCGGCATCCCGTTCACGCTCGTCGGGACCGGCCTGTTCGCCAACAGCGTGGCGACCGCGGGCGGGACGCTCGTCGGGGGCTACCTCGCCGACCGGTACGGCCGCAAGCCCGTGATGGTCGCGAGCATGGCGCTCTCGGCACCGACGCTGGCGGCCTACGCGCTCGTGACGACTGCGCCCGCGTTCGTCGTCGCCGCCACCGCGGCGGGACTGGCGACCGGGCTGTTCGCCCCCGCGAGTCAGGCGATGATAGCTGACCTGACTCCCGACGCGGACCGCGACCAAGCCTACGCTCTGCTGAAGGTCGCCAGCAACGCCGGGTTCGGTTCGGGGTTCGTGGTCGGCGGACTCCTCTACGGGGTGGCTCACACCGCCGTCTTCGTCGCCGACGGCGCGACCAGCGGCGTCGTCGCGCTTCTGCTGGCGGTCGCGCTCCCGCGGGTCGCGTCGGATGGGGACACCGCGGCCGACGGCGACACCGCGACTGACGACGCCGCCGCGACCGACCCCGAGGAGAACCCGTCGCTCGCCGCGACCCTCCGAACGTGGAGTCGCGCGGTCACGCAACCCACGATTCTGGCGCTCGCGGTGCTGAACGTCGGGTTCGCGGTCGCCTACGCCCAGATGCAGAGTACGGTGCCGGTGTTCGCCGAACAGACCTTCGGGCTGACCAGCGAGCAGTTGGGCACCCTCTACGTCCTGAACCCGGTGGTCATCGTCCTCTTTCAGTTGCCGGTCGTCTCGTGGGTCCGGTCGTGGCGACGCACGCGCGGACTGGCGCTCTCGGCGCTGTTCTGGGCCGCGAGCTTCGTCGCCATCGTCTTGGCACAGGGTGCGCCCGTCCTCCTCGGGGTCGGTCTCGTCGGGGCGTTCCTCGTCCTTCGGACAGTCGGCGAGATTCTGCACGCGCCGCTCGTCACGGCGCTGGCGAGCGACGTGGGCACCACGGCCGAGCGCGGGTCACAGCTCTCGGTGTTGGAAATCGCCAAGCGACTCGGGTTCGGCATCGGCCCGGTCGTCGGCGGCGCGTTCTTCGATTACGGCGTCGAGGGACTGCTGTGGCCCGCGCTGGTCGGGATGAGCCTGCTTCTGGGCGTCGGCGTGCTGTCGCTGGAGCGGCGAGTCCCGCCCGCGGCGAACGGGCAGGGTCACGCCGAGAGCGAGCGTCCGCAGTAG
- a CDS encoding potassium channel family protein codes for MDSSGGDVEYEPVGVKQVLAEMKDTAELLIDLSFSAVLNGSDDIAAEVLDLEARMDLLQMRARMSLLMAARTTDDAEQLAPVLGVVGAAEKISDAAGDVAKVVLEDIGLPDAMRAALPEAVETLVRAEVAADADLAGRTLGDLNVETETGVRVIAIRRRDDWITNPDRDTPLEGGDTVLLRGPDEGVADVYRRATGVEYEPPEPPEPGIEDLERAVDSIVLMKNISELAVDLAYGSVLFDSEEVAEEVVELEAEVDALQSRFEAWTLRAAARVDDPVSLRGLVHLANATEVISDAAVEISEGVLRGLGTHPVVEQAVKESDEVIVRMTVAPDSEFDGVTLGAREVKTETGMRVIAVRRSRDDERDWVIQPGPETELLAGDVFIAKGTRSGAERLAALTGSEYSSE; via the coding sequence ATGGACTCCTCGGGCGGCGACGTAGAGTACGAACCCGTCGGCGTCAAGCAGGTGCTGGCGGAGATGAAAGACACCGCGGAACTCCTCATCGACCTCTCGTTCTCGGCCGTCCTCAACGGGAGCGACGACATCGCCGCCGAGGTGCTTGACCTCGAAGCCCGGATGGACCTCCTCCAGATGCGCGCTCGCATGAGCCTTCTGATGGCCGCCAGAACGACCGACGACGCCGAGCAGTTGGCTCCCGTCCTCGGGGTTGTCGGTGCGGCCGAGAAGATAAGCGACGCCGCGGGCGACGTGGCCAAGGTCGTCTTGGAGGACATCGGCCTGCCCGACGCGATGCGGGCCGCGCTCCCCGAGGCGGTCGAGACGCTGGTTCGCGCGGAGGTCGCCGCCGACGCCGACCTCGCGGGTCGGACGCTCGGCGACCTGAACGTCGAAACCGAGACCGGCGTGCGAGTCATCGCCATCCGCCGCCGCGACGACTGGATTACGAACCCGGACCGCGATACCCCGCTCGAAGGGGGCGACACCGTTCTCCTCCGCGGGCCGGACGAAGGCGTCGCCGACGTGTACCGGCGCGCGACCGGCGTCGAGTACGAACCGCCCGAGCCGCCCGAACCCGGCATCGAGGACTTGGAGCGCGCGGTGGACTCCATCGTCCTGATGAAGAACATCAGCGAACTCGCGGTGGACCTCGCTTACGGGAGCGTCCTCTTCGACAGCGAGGAGGTCGCCGAGGAGGTGGTCGAACTCGAAGCCGAGGTGGACGCCCTCCAGTCGCGCTTCGAGGCGTGGACGCTCCGGGCGGCCGCGCGCGTGGACGACCCGGTCTCGCTCCGGGGACTCGTCCATCTGGCCAACGCGACGGAGGTCATCAGCGACGCCGCGGTCGAGATTAGCGAGGGCGTCCTCCGCGGACTCGGGACCCACCCCGTCGTCGAGCAGGCGGTCAAGGAGAGCGACGAGGTCATCGTCCGCATGACGGTCGCGCCCGACAGCGAGTTCGACGGCGTGACCTTGGGCGCTCGGGAGGTCAAGACCGAGACCGGGATGCGAGTCATCGCTGTCCGGCGCTCTCGGGACGACGAGCGCGACTGGGTGATTCAGCCCGGTCCCGAGACCGAACTCCTCGCTGGCGACGTGTTCATCGCCAAGGGGACCCGCTCGGGTGCCGAGCGGTTGGCGGCCCTGACCGGGTCGGAGTACTCCTCGGAGTGA
- a CDS encoding gamma-glutamylcyclotransferase family protein, whose translation MQVFVYGTLTDPEQVARVCSTFEFRGAATLDGLRRVEGEYPTLAPGGAATGRLLETPEIEELDAYEGVERGLYVRVSVPLADGSGGSADRERDERDERVELYVGDPAALGADAEWPGSGSFAERVRRFCRENEVAVRRSGRG comes from the coding sequence ATGCAAGTCTTCGTCTACGGGACGCTGACCGACCCCGAGCAGGTCGCACGGGTCTGCTCGACGTTCGAGTTCCGCGGCGCGGCCACTCTCGACGGACTCCGCCGCGTCGAAGGCGAGTATCCGACGCTCGCACCCGGTGGGGCCGCGACCGGGAGGCTCCTCGAAACGCCCGAAATCGAGGAGCTAGACGCCTACGAGGGCGTCGAGCGCGGGTTGTACGTTCGGGTATCGGTGCCACTCGCCGACGGGAGCGGAGGGAGCGCGGACCGCGAGCGCGACGAGCGTGACGAACGCGTCGAACTCTACGTCGGCGACCCGGCGGCGCTCGGTGCCGACGCGGAGTGGCCCGGAAGCGGGTCGTTCGCCGAGCGCGTGCGTCGATTCTGTCGGGAGAACGAGGTCGCGGTTCGCCGGTCGGGGCGAGGCTAA
- the citZ gene encoding citrate synthase gives MSEEVKKGLEGVVVAESELSFIDGDEGRLIYRGYEIEDLAQKASYEEVLYLLWHGELPTRDELDEFSAAMAAERELDADVLDTVRKLAEADEEPMAAVRTAVSMLSAYDADDSDADPTDREANLRKGQRITAKLPTVVAAFKRIRNGNDPVEPREDLGHAENFLYMLNAEEPDEVLAETFDMALVLHADHGLNASTFSSMVTSSTLSDLHSAVTSAVGTLAGPLHGGANANVMKMLKELDESGKDAKTWVDDALDRGERIMGFGHRVYNVKDPRAKILGEKSEELGEAAGDTKWYEMSVAIEEYMGNEKGLAPNVDFYSASTYYQMGIPIDLYTPIFAMSRVGGWIGHVLEQYEDNRLIRPRAKYTGSKQEDWVPIDER, from the coding sequence ATGTCAGAAGAGGTCAAGAAAGGGCTGGAGGGCGTCGTCGTCGCAGAATCGGAACTCAGCTTCATCGATGGCGACGAAGGTCGTCTCATCTACCGCGGCTACGAGATCGAGGACCTCGCGCAGAAAGCGAGTTACGAGGAGGTCCTCTACCTGCTCTGGCACGGCGAACTCCCCACACGGGACGAACTCGACGAGTTCTCCGCGGCGATGGCCGCCGAGCGCGAACTCGACGCGGACGTACTCGACACGGTGCGAAAGCTCGCCGAAGCCGACGAGGAGCCGATGGCCGCGGTCCGGACCGCGGTGTCGATGCTCTCGGCCTACGACGCCGACGACTCGGACGCCGACCCGACCGACCGCGAGGCCAACCTCCGGAAGGGCCAGCGCATCACCGCCAAGCTTCCGACCGTCGTCGCGGCGTTCAAGCGCATCCGAAACGGCAACGACCCCGTGGAACCCCGCGAGGACCTCGGGCACGCCGAGAACTTCCTCTACATGCTCAACGCCGAGGAACCCGACGAGGTGCTGGCCGAGACGTTCGACATGGCGCTGGTTCTCCACGCCGACCACGGCCTGAACGCCTCGACCTTCTCGTCGATGGTGACCTCCTCGACGCTCTCGGACCTCCACAGCGCGGTCACGAGCGCGGTCGGCACCCTCGCCGGACCGCTCCACGGCGGCGCGAACGCCAACGTGATGAAGATGCTGAAGGAACTGGACGAGAGCGGCAAGGACGCCAAGACGTGGGTGGACGACGCCTTGGACCGCGGCGAGCGCATCATGGGCTTCGGCCACCGCGTCTACAACGTCAAGGACCCCCGCGCGAAAATTCTCGGCGAGAAGAGCGAGGAGTTGGGCGAGGCCGCGGGCGACACCAAGTGGTACGAGATGTCGGTCGCTATCGAGGAGTACATGGGCAACGAGAAGGGTCTCGCGCCGAACGTGGACTTCTACTCGGCCTCGACGTACTACCAGATGGGCATCCCCATCGACCTCTACACTCCCATCTTCGCCATGTCGCGGGTCGGCGGCTGGATCGGTCACGTCTTGGAGCAGTACGAGGACAACCGCCTGATTCGCCCCCGTGCGAAGTACACCGGGTCGAAACAGGAAGATTGGGTTCCCATTGACGAGCGGTAG
- a CDS encoding phosphate signaling complex PhoU family protein, with amino-acid sequence MSSSTSDTEISRKVQSVGGSSFTVSLPKGWATDHGLEAGNEVYLYPHEDGTLILRTCERGASDAVPEVSVGDLSSEKFPWVVYALYVAGEDRFTLRTDDRFSSAERRTITTAGNDLVGLEVADESTDAVTFRSMRRSQRLSIGQTVLNLRYVALSMHRSATSALLDADSDRAEEVLRQPEDVDRQFALVSRCVERRVSLPRGPNRPDLDRRTALDYYAIARELDGISSCAERIATVASELDAPPADSLESELADYARRSRRVVERAVEATINGRSPETAYEALDQCEELRSDLDLLDPPAVEADEMDSYYVALLLDALDRTADHGGSIAERALKMGLRAE; translated from the coding sequence ATGAGCAGTTCGACAAGCGACACCGAGATATCCCGCAAGGTCCAGTCGGTCGGCGGGTCGTCGTTCACCGTCTCGCTCCCGAAGGGTTGGGCGACCGACCACGGCCTCGAAGCCGGAAACGAGGTGTACCTCTACCCCCACGAGGACGGCACGCTCATCCTCCGGACCTGCGAGCGCGGCGCGAGCGACGCCGTCCCGGAAGTCTCGGTCGGCGACCTGTCGAGCGAGAAGTTCCCGTGGGTGGTCTACGCCCTCTACGTCGCTGGCGAGGACCGCTTCACGCTCCGGACCGACGACCGGTTCTCCTCCGCCGAGCGCCGGACGATAACCACCGCGGGCAACGACCTCGTGGGGCTGGAAGTCGCCGACGAATCGACCGACGCCGTCACCTTCCGGAGCATGCGTCGCTCCCAGCGACTCTCCATCGGCCAGACCGTGCTGAACCTCCGGTACGTCGCGCTCTCGATGCACCGGAGCGCCACCAGCGCGCTCCTCGACGCCGACTCGGACCGCGCCGAGGAGGTCCTGCGCCAACCCGAGGACGTGGACCGCCAGTTCGCGCTGGTGAGTCGGTGCGTCGAGCGCCGGGTCAGTCTCCCGCGCGGGCCGAATCGTCCGGATTTGGACCGCCGGACCGCGCTCGACTACTACGCCATCGCGCGCGAACTCGACGGTATCTCCTCGTGCGCCGAGCGCATCGCCACCGTCGCCAGCGAACTCGACGCGCCGCCCGCCGACTCGCTGGAGTCGGAACTGGCCGACTACGCCCGACGTTCGCGGCGCGTGGTCGAGCGCGCGGTCGAGGCGACCATCAACGGCCGGTCGCCCGAAACGGCCTACGAAGCCCTCGACCAGTGCGAGGAGCTACGGAGCGACCTCGACCTGCTGGACCCGCCCGCGGTCGAGGCCGACGAGATGGATTCCTACTACGTCGCGCTCCTGTTGGACGCCCTCGACCGGACGGCCGACCACGGAGGCAGTATCGCCGAACGCGCGCTCAAGATGGGCCTTCGGGCGGAGTAG
- a CDS encoding MFS transporter translates to MATDRERADPFAAFRQFLALERDVLVLSLAMFAFSLGFQMTGRYMGRYLEVLGAGSLVIGLYGSLGNLIGAVYPYPGGAISDRIGSRTALTAFGLASTLGFLLWFLAPTVSFLPVPGWAWIFVGLLLAQAWKSFGLGATFAIVKQSVPPEELATGFASTETFRRTAFLLGPLIAAGLLAVYEFAVGFRYVLAVAAGFGLVATAVQHLLYDASEDSFGKSFEGVAQVVDDLREMPATLRPLLVGDTLVRFANGMVYVFVVLVVTNVLEVSARLPVVGLLGPDAFFGVLLAVEMAVALVVMIPVSKAAQRFGLKPVVALGFVVYAVFPVLLVNAPEGGLTVSGIALSETALVTLLFAVSGLRFAGLPAHKALIVGPAEENAGGRVVGSYYLARNAVVIPSAAIGGWLYGLSPGGPEVAFGAATVIGLVGTGYFLLFGKELPAYR, encoded by the coding sequence ATGGCGACCGACAGGGAGCGAGCCGACCCCTTCGCGGCGTTCCGGCAGTTTCTCGCGCTGGAACGGGACGTGCTGGTCCTCTCGCTGGCGATGTTCGCGTTCAGCCTCGGCTTCCAGATGACCGGCCGGTACATGGGTCGCTATCTGGAAGTGCTGGGCGCGGGGAGCCTCGTCATCGGTCTCTACGGGAGTCTTGGCAACCTCATCGGCGCGGTCTACCCCTACCCCGGCGGAGCCATTTCCGACCGAATCGGCTCGCGGACCGCGCTGACCGCGTTCGGTCTCGCCTCGACGCTGGGCTTTCTGCTGTGGTTTCTCGCGCCGACCGTCTCCTTCCTGCCGGTTCCGGGCTGGGCGTGGATTTTCGTCGGCTTGCTACTGGCCCAAGCGTGGAAGTCGTTCGGACTGGGCGCGACGTTCGCCATCGTCAAGCAGAGCGTCCCGCCCGAGGAGCTAGCCACCGGCTTCGCCAGCACCGAGACGTTCCGTCGGACCGCGTTCCTGCTGGGTCCCCTAATCGCGGCGGGTCTCCTCGCGGTTTACGAGTTCGCGGTCGGCTTCCGCTACGTGCTGGCGGTCGCGGCCGGGTTCGGTCTCGTGGCCACGGCGGTCCAGCACCTCCTCTACGACGCCAGCGAGGATAGCTTCGGCAAGTCCTTCGAGGGCGTCGCGCAAGTCGTAGACGACCTCCGGGAGATGCCCGCGACCCTGCGGCCCCTGCTGGTCGGCGACACGCTCGTCCGCTTCGCCAACGGGATGGTCTACGTCTTCGTCGTCCTCGTGGTGACGAACGTGTTGGAGGTGAGCGCGCGTCTGCCGGTCGTCGGGCTCCTCGGGCCGGACGCGTTCTTCGGGGTTCTCCTCGCAGTCGAGATGGCGGTCGCGCTGGTCGTGATGATTCCGGTCTCGAAGGCGGCCCAGCGGTTCGGTCTCAAGCCGGTCGTCGCGCTCGGGTTCGTCGTCTACGCCGTCTTCCCGGTCCTGCTGGTCAACGCGCCCGAGGGCGGCCTGACCGTCTCCGGAATCGCCCTCTCGGAGACCGCGCTCGTCACGCTCCTGTTCGCCGTCTCCGGACTGCGATTCGCCGGACTCCCGGCACACAAGGCGCTCATCGTCGGCCCCGCAGAGGAGAACGCCGGTGGTCGAGTCGTCGGGTCGTACTACCTCGCGCGCAACGCGGTGGTAATCCCGAGCGCGGCCATCGGCGGGTGGCTCTACGGCCTCTCGCCGGGCGGCCCGGAGGTGGCGTTCGGCGCGGCGACCGTCATCGGACTGGTCGGGACGGGCTACTTCCTGCTGTTCGGGAAGGAGTTGCCCGCGTATCGGTGA
- a CDS encoding Rid family detoxifying hydrolase: MKRIISTQDAPEAVGAYSQATTNGDMLFTAGQIPMTPDGDLLDDEEIAVQTRQSLENVKAILEEEGLTMQDVLKVTVFLDDIEDFDEMNDAYKEYFQDNPPARSAVEAGNLPKGVGVEIEAIASSE, encoded by the coding sequence ATGAAGCGCATCATCAGCACGCAGGACGCGCCCGAGGCGGTCGGCGCGTACAGTCAGGCGACGACCAACGGCGACATGCTGTTCACCGCGGGCCAGATTCCGATGACGCCCGACGGCGACCTGCTGGACGACGAGGAGATAGCGGTCCAGACGCGCCAGAGCCTCGAAAACGTCAAGGCCATCCTCGAAGAGGAGGGCCTGACGATGCAGGACGTGCTGAAAGTCACCGTCTTCCTCGACGACATCGAGGACTTCGACGAGATGAACGACGCCTACAAGGAGTACTTCCAAGACAACCCGCCAGCGCGGAGCGCCGTCGAGGCGGGCAACCTCCCGAAGGGCGTCGGCGTCGAAATCGAGGCCATCGCGTCCAGCGAGTAG